Below is a genomic region from Virgibacillus dokdonensis.
AATACTTGCAAACAAGCAGCCAAAAGCAAGATTGCCCCTAAATTATTTGGCCCTTGCCTACCGGATTCTAAAGGCTTTCTTAACACAGCAAAATCTTCTTCTTGTAATTGATCTAATAATTTCATTTACATTTCCTCTCCCTTGTTTCTAGCTGAACCAATCTTTTAATTTATGAAAAGCACCTTTCGCTCTATCCATTAAAGACTTATCACTTTTACCTAATTTTTTATTCAATGCCCAGTTAAAAGCTATACCAAACCCAGCTCCAACTGCAGTTCCGACACCTGGAATTGGAATAAAGGCAGTCCCTGCAGCTGTAAAACCAGCTTGCACAGCTCCGCTTATTGCAGTTTCAACTGTTGTGTCTACAGCAGCTCTAGAATATGCTTCTTCTCTTGTTAAACCATCTGCTCTAGCATCGTTATAATTATTGTAATAGCTTAACCCTGCTCCAAGTGGTCCAAGCGCTTTTCCAGCAGTTCTTAAATGCCCATTCCCCAGTATATTTTTGGGATTTATACCACTTATATTGTCTTTTGCTCCATGAACTGTTGATTTTCCAACAGCTTTAAATTTATCCCAATTTGTTGCCTTGTCATTGTAAGCTCTCATTTCGGGATATTCTTTAATTATATTTCTCCCCTCAGGAGACCATACTTGCTTTCCTGTTTTCTTATCATAATAATTTAAAGGAGTTTTTGCTCTTCCTGATTTGCCACTTTGGTATAGTGAATATTTTGCATGTTTATTCGGTTTTATACCTAATTCTTTTAAAGCTGCTTCGCTTGCATTAATACGATAAGTTATCCTTCCGTTTTTTTCATATTTCGATACGCTTAACCCGTCATTTTCAGCTGCTCTAGCTATTGCTTTTGAAGAGGTATACCCAGATATTGAAGGGGCAAGATACGTACTGGTTAAACTACTTAGCTTTTTAAAGTTTTCGTCGTTTTTATAATCACTAAACCTTTCTACACCTGCAGATCCTTTAACGGAGTTCATTGTCTTTTCAATATGTTCTATTAAAGCCTTTGTTTGGGAATTGTGTGATTTTCCTTCATTGGTAAACGAATTAAAATTCTCTTCTAATTCAGTAATAGTCTCAACCACTTCTTTTTCATCCTGTACAATCGTATAAAAAGATGGAATACCTGCACTTGTAATGTCAGAAACATTGTGAATTGCTTTTTGAATACGATCATCTAAATCCCTCAACTTTTGATAATCTATATTTATTTTGATTTGTTGATCGTTTAAGTAGTCACTTTGAATGATCGCATTCTCATGAGAATCTACATTTGAATGAAATGCTTCTAAATGATCTTTTAGATTGTGATTCAAGTCGGTAAACAATTCAGTAAGTGCTTCAATAATTCCATGCTTATGGAAGCTATCGAAATAACCTTTAGCGTTCTTTGCTGCCTTTCCAGAGAAAGTATCCATTCCAATAATTTGTTCGATATTAGTTGATATTTCTTTCAAACTTGATTTAATATGAGTAGATACCTTTTGGAAGTCACTAGAAAACTCGATAACCTCTGATATATCCACTTTATTCCCCATCTAAACCCTCCTTTCGTTATAAATGTTCCATCAGTCACTAGTTATCTTAGACGTTCCCTTACTTAACTCTTCATCTTTTTCTTTCATACTTTCTCCTATATTTTTCAATGTGTCTATATCATTACTTAAAAGAGTTACGTATCTTTCCAGTATAGTCATTGCTTTAACCGCATTTTCCAAATCATTAGTAAACGGCGTAATATCCGTTTTATCAAAAGTCCAATTCTTATTAGTACTACTGTTTATATTGGAAACAGCAGCTTTTAACCTAGAAACATTCTCCCGAAAAACTTCTATGTTTATACCTACTTGCTCCCCCATTTAATCTACTCCCTTTCCTTTGCCCTTATTTGACTCTCCAGTGAATGGAGAGAGCTTTGCAGATTATTTAATCCTGCTGCATATGAAGCTTGATTGGCCTCATACCTTCTAATATCACTATCAATAGTCTCTTTTGCATCCATCGATTTAGATAAATATTGCTGAATACTATCTCTATATAAGCTATACTTATTATCATACGTATCTTTATTATTTCCTCTCCATCTTCTGCCATCTTTCTCTAACTGATCAATGGATTTTTTAGTTGTTCTTAAATGTGTAATATTAGTTTCCAATGTATTAGAAGCTTCCTGTAACCTGCTAACCTTATCTTGCAAAACTGATATTTCATTCCTTGCATTATTCATACCAAGTAACACAGTCCTTCTCTGCTCACGCAAAAGACTTAATGATGTGCTCATCCCTCACTCCCCCTTATTCAGGTATTTTCAATTTTGTATGCTGATGATCCATTGCTAAATAACATTCAAATGGGTTTGGATATTTTTCCTGTCTAATAAATGGTTGCTTGAATATATCCTGATCGCCAAGTCGCATACTCATCAATCCTACTATGGCTTGCGAACGTATATACTTAGCAACTTGTTCAAAGCTCAGTCCAATATAACTGTAATCCCCTATGAATATGAAATGGATGCCGGCCTTTTTGCCCTGTTCTATTAGAAGGGTTATTTCATCCACTTCTAATTGAGTACGATCACAAAAATCTTTTACATCGGCAATAAGAACAAGCCACCTAACATTCTCCCCCGTTGTCTGTTTAGTACGGATGTTAATTTCTGTCATAAGATCATTTTTCACAGAAATAACTCCTTCTTTTTCAGATATATATGCATGTAGGCTTTTTCCAATATCGGACAGTTGTTGTTCTGCCGTATCAATTAACATCGTTTGATAAAAACCAGAAAGAAGAGACACATTTTTTGCTAATGATTGACGTAATCTATCTAAACCATCTTGCCGGTCACTTACAACAGTTAAATGACCATGTTGGATTGGATCAAAAGCAAGTGGTTGTACTTCCTCAAATTCCAATCCTAGGGGGACTTGCATTCCCTTTACAAGCTGTTTCGTCTTTCTATTGTTTTTAAACTTCTCAAAGTCAACCACTCCTTCAGGCATCATCGGAATTTCCTCTGGTAATTCACCATCCCAGAATGCTTCCATTTCTTTTGCAGTTGCTTGAATCGCATCAATAATTGCTAATGTCTCTTCACCTTCTGCAGGAAGCATGGTTTGGAATAATGCTGGTTCGTCCAGCTTAATCATCCCTCTTCCTGGTATTTCTTCAATTTCAATCTCTGTCCTACCGACAATTCCACGAGCCTCGGTTTCTTCAATTAAATAAAGTGGAATTTGAGTTTTAATATTCGACAATAACGGCATGCGCATGGCACTTTGTCGTCCGGCACTAATGGCTAGATGAATGCCAATACTTGCACCCTCTCTAGCAATTTGCGTAATTAGCTTTTCGAACTCATCAGAGAATGCTGCATCACGGACAGAATCATAGTTATCAATAACAATTAATTGATTTTCCACTATATCTCCGCTCGCTTTTTCATACATATCCATACTTGCAACGCCATAATTGCTTAACTTCTGTTTCCGTTCCTTGATTTTACTGCTCATAAGACGGATGAATTTAGCTACTTTCTCTTCCTCATCCAGTAGCATCGTATCCGCAACATGTGGTAACGTTTTTAACGGTAATAAACCATTGGTACCAAAATCTAGTAAGTACACATGTAAATGTTCGGGATGGTGCTGATGCACAAGATTCATAGTAACTGTTTGCAAGAACGTTGATTTTCCGTAGCCCGGGCTGGAAAAAACAGCAATATGTCCATGCTTCGTTAAATCAAGCGTAAGTGGCGATTGCGATTGCAATTCTGGCTGGTCTAGTAAACCTAATGTAACAACTAGCGATTTCTTGCTTTCCTCTTGCCACACTTCTTTAAAATGAACATCATGTATTTCCTTTGGCAATATTCGTTCTGGTAACGGCGGAAGCCATGGTCTTGGAAGAGGATCAATTTGGCATTTTTCTGTGTAAGTAGCAATGTAATCAATCACCGCTTCCAATTCAGTTGGTTTTTTCTCCACATCTTGTTTATTGGCCAATCCACTTAAATCCTCGGTAAGAATATCATATTGACCTAAGTCATTAATCGCATAAACCGTTGTATCTATAAATTCATGATCTTCTTTATCTGGCACGTAATCTGCGCCACTCCACGCACTTTGAAACAGTTCATAGATTTCATTGTTCCCAACTTGCAAGTACGCCCGTCCTGGTAACGTAATCTCCGCTGCATCAGGTGTTTTCAATATTTCATTCGAATCACTCGCATTTTGTACTTTGAGCGCCAATTTAAATTTTGAGTTCGACCAAATTTGGTCATCGACAACTCCACTTGGCTTTTGTGTTGCAAGGATAAGATGGATACCAAGAGAACGCCCAATTCTCGCAGTGGATACAAGCTCTTTCATAAAATCTGGCTGTTCGGATTTCAGTTCTGCAAATTCGTCCGAAATCAAAAACAAGTGTGGCATCGCTTCGCTTGCTTTACCTTGCTTGTAAAGCTTCTGATATTGATTAATATGATTGACATTATGCTCCCCAAATAGCCGTTGACGTTTTTGCAGCTCTGCTTTTATCGAAGCGAGCGCCCGCATTGATTGCGCTTTATCCAAATTCGTTATCGTTCCTAACAAATGTGGCATGTCATGAAATAAATTTGCCATTCCACCGCCCTTATAATCTATGAGTAAAAAGGCAACTTCATAAGGATGAAAATTGATCCCTAAAGACAAAATATAGGACTGAATAATTTCAGATTTCCCTGAACCAGTTGTACCAGCAACAAGACCATGTGGACCATGAGCCTTCTCATGTAAGTTTAATTGAACGATATCTTCTTTACCCCGAAGACCTAATGGAACGGCTAAACTTTTATACGTTTCATTCACCTTCCAACGATGTTCAATATTTAAATCCGTTACATTTTCCACATCATACATTTCTAGAAAAGTCACTTTTTCAGGTATAGAGTTTTTTAGATTTTGTAGATGATTGATCGGTGCCAAGGCACGGGTTATTTCTTCCTTATCAAACCCTTCCGGATAATGATCCAGATGGAATTTTTTATTCACTAATTCTCCTTCTTCTAATAAAATGTTTCCATGCTTTGCATCACGAATGTCGATAACCGTTTTCACATGTTCTGGAAGTGCCTGCATGACATCTTGCACAAATACTAAGGATACACCAATTTCACTTAGATCTTCATTGAAAAATTCCATAATAATATGATCTAATATCATCTTCTCATCTGTAATAAGTACGATATAATGGGGAGAAAAATAAAGCTTTTCATTTTTGTTCGTTTTCTCTTCTATGGTTTGTCTACGTTCTTTTAATAATTGGTACAAGGAATACAACACTTGATCACGAGAACGTTCGTGATATATAAACCCGCGCACGTTAACATCTCTTAAACTAGCATGTGGTAGCCAGCGCATCCAATCCCATTCTTGCTTTTCTTCTTCTGGAAAAATTGTAATAAATTGCACGTCGTGATAACTATGAAATAATGCAAGTTGTGTAACTAATAACTGCAACTGCTCTAACACAAGCGGACGATGACCGATATAGCCAACAGGTCCTTTGGTTAATGATGTAACAACGGGTACATTTTCAATTTCTTTATATTGAGATAAAAGCTCTCTTGCTTGATCTATAAGTTCATCCTTTTCTTGGGTAAATTCTTCATCATTAAAGTCAATTTTAAAGCTAGATGAAACCGTTCCTAAACCCGCACGAAAATGCAGGAAATCATGCTGATACATGGTTTTTTCATAAATTCTTGCCTCCATATTTCTAACCATATCTCTAATCGTTACGATATCAGGATAATGATAAAATAAAGCGTGGCGTTGCTCCTCACTTACTAAGTGCAGTTCTTTCGTTTTCCGTTGCAAATACGCTTTATATGTCTCTTCACGATGTTTCATATCCGCTTTATATTTTTTAACACTTTTCACATAGGAAGTAATCGAAAATATTATCGTGACAATGGTAATCGATAGCATCACGATGATGTAAACCCCTCTAGGTTGAATTAGTGAAATAACAATCAGTGCTACAACCATTACTATTGGAGGTACGATCGTTCTTGCCAATTGTTCACTAGGCTTTGAAGGCTTATGTGCTGGTTTAGCAATCGTTCGATCTTCTTCAGGTTCCCGATAAATAATTCTAGGTGAACGATGATAATCTGGATACTCCCCGCTGTAAGGAGTAGTCACTTCTACCAATTCCACAAGCTTACTTGTAAAATCAAGATGTGATGTCATCACTTGTAATTCCTTTTCACCTACGCAAAACATCGTTCCAGCAACAAATAATTGGTCTCCAGGACATACGACTGCTTGCTTTTCAACAGCCTTAAAGTTATGAAAAATGGTTGCACCATTATTTTCTAGCTGAAAAGTAAACCCATTTTCCTGTCTGTGCAAGACGAAATCAACAGACGAATTAGGTAGCATAATATCGTCATATGAATGCGTGCCAACCGTTATTGTTTCTGCACCTGCAGCGTCATAGAATCTGGTTTCTTCCCTATGTAACAAATATAATTCCAACAGATGATCCGCTTCAGGGAGAGACAGTTGTTTTTCTAATTTCGCTTCCCCAATAAAAGCCTCGTTGCCATTCCACATTAGTTTATGTGTTTGCTCTAAGTTGGAAAAAGTTATATTATCTGACCAGCTATTACCAATTATCATTTCCTTTTTTTCTTGATCTGGTAAATGGCATTTATGCAATTGATTATCATAAGTGACCATGAGTATTTTGTTTGCCATTACGTTTCTCCCTCTCTAAAACGTTACAATATAAAATATGTGGACAGTTTCTGGACGCCAATGTTTATACCACGCAAGATACACGGCGCTTGATGTCATACCTGTAATGAGCGTGTGTATCGATGAAGCAACACGAAAGATTAATTTAATAGATGGCTAAAAAGCTATTTTTCCTTTTCTTTATCACCACTATCTTCTTTCTTTTTATTGTCCTCATTTGATTGCGCTTCTTGTTCTGTTTGGTTAGTATCTTCCGCCTCTGACTCACTTGCCGGTACTATTTCTTCATCCTCGTCTTGTAAATCAAACTCCTCACGGTACTGTTCTAATTCATCTTGTAACTTTTTAACAGTCTTTTCTCTCTCTGATCCTGTTAAGTCTGGATTGTTTTTAGCTTCCTCTATCTTTTGAATAAGTCCGTGTATAATTAAGACAGGGTCATCAATGTACTTGGCCTTTTCAAGCGATGTATCAAATTCTCCCCTGCCATTGTAAATCCAATAGGTTAAGTAATCAGGATCACTTTTCAAACTGACATTTTTTAAAATAACTTCCTTCTCTGCATCAGGTAAGTTTTCCACGTTAATATAGGAATGAGCTAAAATATACATCGTTTGAATCGGTAGCTTTTCTGGATCTTCCCCCTCTAAAGTGGAAATAACATCGCCATAGGAAGAAGCCAAATACTCACCGTGAGCTTCTAATAGATTATCTTGGTAAGGTGCTTTTATAATGCCGTAATAAATGACGGGAACGGTTAACAATACGGAAACGATAATCATAATAATGGAAAGTTGCTTAAATAAACGAAAGCGTTTCGTTGGTACAACTGTCATCGTTTGTTCTGTTTTGACTTGTTCTTCCTGATAACTTTTATACAATAAATCTTTGAGCTCTGCTAAGTCGGCTACTTCACTTACCTGTCGTTGAAATTCGGTTTCCGTTGCATTTTGTAACGACCCATGATAAAGCTGATCAAAATTAAATTTTTTAGAGAATAAAGCGATCACATAGCATTTTAATTGTTTTAAAAAATCTGCTTCATCCCATTCATAAGGTGGTACAAGCTTGCGAATCCCTCGATAGATAACAACAGGCATCAGATTATCATTAACCATCAGGTTATCAGGATGAAGAACAAAGGTTATCCTCGTGTTCAAAATAGGCTCTAATTGAAACATGTTGCACAGTAATCGTAATTTTTCATTTCTATGTAATTGCAGTAGTTGATCCCAGTTTTTCCATCTAGGCTCTAACTTAAATGTAAATTGAAATGCATCTTTTTCTTCCTCTATAGTGAGCGGGGCAAAAAAATCAGAAGGATGTAACATGATATCCATTTGGCGAACATCATGTACAGCGGTTTGTGATTTCGGTAAACGCATTTTCCAATTAGTTTGATCCATTTCAAATTGCAATGTGAGGTTTTCAAATTCGATTGTTTTTTCCTTCATTTCCCATTAACTCCTTTGTCCTCCAGTAAAAATGCATATTCCGCTTACAACACGACATATTGTGTCAAGCTCGATCATTTTAGCCATATGTTTCTTGTTATTGAACAACTAATATATCTCCATCTGTAACAGGGTAATTGACGATATAATCATCATCTGCAATGAACAGTTTCTTCGTGGTAACTTTGATGGCATAGTAAGAATGCTCTGGTAGCGTAATATGTAGGGCATCTGTTACATAATAGAGTAATTGTTTTACCGTTAATTGTGTGGGGATACGGAGGTCGTAAACTCCGCATCCAATGTTGTTAAAATCCATTGTCACATTAATATGGGTATCTTGTGCCATTTGTTATTTCTCCTAATTTAACATTTTTTGCATCATTACATAGATTCCACCACATAAAAGTAAAGCAAAACCTGTTAACACATATAACCATGTATTACTAGATTGGCTTGTCTCTGCTATCTGATCTTTATTCGGCTTCGAGGTAGATGCGGCAATCTCTTCATAATCTTTCGTGAACAGGTCGTCTTTAACGGAATCCAATGTCTTATTTGTTTGCACATCCTTTGCAAAGAGATCTGACTCCAGTTCTTCTAAAGACTGCTGCTGCTCCGCTTTCTTTTCAGCAATGATTTTAGATGTTTCTTCTGTAAATAGTGTAGGGAAAATCTTTTCTAACTCTGTTTCCTGGTTAACTGTATTTTTCTTATCATCTTCCACAATACGGTCAATTTTCATTTCTAAGTCTCCATCACTATCGGCACTAGCCGCTGGTGTTTGGTATCCCCAAACAACCAGCACGCTAATAACAAGTGTGAGGGTCGCTTTAACTAGCCTCTGCTTCTTTTTCATTGCCCACATCCCCTTTTTGTGTTGAGCGATGTACAACAAACAAATTGGCTAAAGCACCTACTATTACAACACCAATCATAATAAAGATGGACGCGGAGTAATTAGCTTCTCCTTGTACAACACGAAACAAAAGGGTTTCAACATATTGCAGTGGCGAGAATTCTTTCCACGTCTCCATTCCTTTTATACCTGTTCCAAAAGCATTTGTTAAGAACAGATATAGACTGAGCACCACTAAAAGTATAAACATACCAATCATTTTAACTTGTCTTAATAAATAAGTGGAAAAAAGTAACATTCCCGTAATTAATAAGACAATAAGCGTTGTAAGCATTAACATATCACTATCAGCAATTTCCATTGTATAACTAGATACAACACCAATCACAATACCTTCTAATACGCCAATACCAATCGTTATAAGTGTAATTGGTATGTTCAGGCTCATTATTGTTTTTCCTTCCGAAAATGGATCTCTCTCCATACGCTTCTGGTTTATTGTTGAAATAACATAGGCTGTAAACAAGACAACAATGAAACAGATTAACACAAGATAGTATGGTGTAAATGAATCACTGGATGTAATCGTTCCTTCATTACTTGTTTGAACTGGATTGGATAAGAAATCATATAAGTCTTCATTTTGCCTGTCACCAATACGACTATTTGCTAATACACCAGTGAAGTTCTCGGCAAAATTCTCATCATCCATTAATTTATTTGTCATATTTTCTGACAACGTTTCTACTTGTTGAACAATATCATCGCCACTTTCTTGAATCGTCGTCGCTTGCTCATTAATACTATCGAAAGTATCATAAACTACATCACCTTCATTTACATTTCTCTGTGCTTGCTCCGACAAAGATTGACTAGCTGATAGTAGTGGCTGAAAGCTGTCATCCAAGGAAACGATGGCAGACTGCTCTTCATCTTCTTTTGTTTGAATTTGTTCTTGAGATTCCAGTAAGTTCAAGCTTTTCTCTCGCCAAGCTTCTACATTACTTAAAGTTGTTTCAAGACTTTTATTCAAGACCCTAGCCCTTTCAGCAGTTTCATCTATTTTATTCACTAAAGCATCCGCATTGCTGTTCATTAATGCAACTTTCTCTTCATGAATTTCTATTTGAGCTTGTAATTGTTCCCATGGAGTGCGGATTTCTTTAGCCACTTCATCACTAATTTGTAAGACTATATAGTCTTTGATTAAACCAGGAACATCTTTTTTATTAAAAAGATAATATAACGAATCTTTAGTAGCTAATTCTTTTAAAGGTTTACCTTTAATTTGTTCCGGTAAATTCGCCCCCCCCATATGCAAACCAAAATAACTTTCGTAGGTTGAGAATAGTTTTTGGTAAGGGGTTACCGTGTTCGTTACAGCTTTAATTAATTGATTCGTCGCTTTATCCATTCCTTCCATCGGAGTCATAATTTCATGGTTAATGCGATTATTAATGACTTTAACTCTTTTGGTTGCTGGTTTTAGCTTCTCAAGCGGGACACTATCTTCTTCGTCCGATGGTTCATCCTCATCTGAGACATCCCCGCCCCCTGGCTCGTCCGGATTATTATTTCCAGGTGTTTCTCCATCCTCACCTAAACTTCCACCTTCTTCAGAATCGCTCTGTTCATCGCTTCCCTCAGACTTTTCTTCTGAAGTTGGTTTTTGCTTCGCTTTATTATCTGAAGTGTCAACATTTTTTCCTTGTTGCTCCACCTCTACCTCTGCATTCGCAACAAGTGGTGTTTCTGCTGTTTCAATTTGGGCTGTTTCAGGAACATCTACATTATTAATATCTTTTTGATGAAGCTTCCACTTCCAAGGAATTGGTTGGAATATGTCTATATTTGAATTTTTATCACGCAACCGTAGTGTAACCTGAACGGTAAATACACCTTCTTCATTCGCTGGAAGAATAATTTCACCATCATAATATTCTCTTGTATAATCTTCTTCGCCAATACCAGGAATGGTAAGATGTAAGTTTTCCACATTATATTTTTCGAGAATACGCTTTGGTATTTTTAATTTGAATGTTTGTGCTGATTTTTTATTTTTTGGCAACTTGACGGAATCAGACATCGTCATCCCTGAAGTATGCAACTTTTCTTTTAGTTTGTTTATCTTATATGATAGGAGTTTGGTTGGGTCACCACCCGGGTTAAGATTTTCATCTTTGCCTAAGCCGTCTTCATTCATATATTTTTCTGTTACCGCAATAACATTTCTAATTTCCTTGATTGTCCGCTTTGGCAAACCGACTTCTTCAAAGTCCTCCATATCCATTGAAGGTAATCTTCTTATGTGCTTATGAATATTGTCTTTTGCATGAACAGCTGGCTTTTTTAAAAGCATATTTACCAGTTGATCATCTTTACCCAGCTTATTGGTAAGTAGTCCATCTAAACGATCTGAAATTACCCCAGTAAAACCGCCCCAATATTCTGGGTTTATTCGTTTTTCAATATCATTATACGTTTTCTGGACTTGCGTTAATGAATCATCTAAATGCTTCCTTAATACATTCGCTCTTGTTGCAATATTACCCCCGGGATTACTTTTATACATTACAGAATTCACAGGTGGTTTAATTTCTTCCATACCGCCGTTATTCTGTAATTGTTCATTAATCAATTTATTTGCCAACTGTAAACGTTCCAACTCTTGTTCTACTTCCTGTTGCTTTAAGGAGCGATCAAATTCATTTAAAGTTTGATAGAATTCGAGAATTTGCGTATTATTTTGCTCTTTTAATTTTTTAACATCATGAACAGATGACAAATAATCTTCATCCAGTTCTGCATCATCTAACAGCTCTTTTTCAAAGTTATTCATTATTTCCTGAAAGCCTTGAAAGCTATCCTTCGATACCTCTGTGCTATCTTTTATCGTGCTAAATTGATTGGTATAATTATCTAAAGGATTATACACTTCACTGCTCATAGTGTTTGTAAATACGGCTTGTTTTTCAATAATGCCACCAATATTATCCTGCGCATTCTGCAGATTTCCGACAATACTTGCAAAATAAACGTCAATAATCCTACGATTAAATTGATTAAGAATATTACTGGCTGTTTTTTCTGCTTCCGCTTTTATTTGCTCATTATCCGTTGCGTTAATCTTATAATTTAAAACGACTTGGTCTGGCGATTCCGAATCAATAGATAGCGCTTTTTCGGAAAAATCATTAGGAATCACAATCATCATGTCATATGTACCACGTTTTAAGCCACTTTCTGCTACCCCGCGGCTAACTACAAACCACTCATGATTGTCTTCATTGTTCACCCCTTGGACGAAAGCCTCTCCAAAAGCTAGTTCTTGTCCATTTAAGATAGACCCCTCATCTTCATTAACAAGCGCTACAGCCATTGCTTTATTTGATTCTGATTCATCCTTTTCTGTTTGTTCTTGTTGACTTAAAGCAAGATAGGATAAGCCTGATGCTAAGATAACGATTAATACTAAAAACAGGAACCAGCGTTTATCCAATTTTTTCATAACAAACAGCTCCTAGAAGTTTCACAATTTATTTTGTTACATGAATCACTAATCGCAAAATCTTGTTCGTTTTTTTATACTATCTTTCCAAAACAGAAGCTGCACAACTTAAGCCGTGCAGCTCTCATAATGAGTCACGAAACGTTGTTTACGACAATTTTTCGCTCATATATAAGCCTTATCTAAGTCCAAAATTTTGGGACAATGCTTCGTCTTGTTGTGCAACAGCCTCAGCAGTTTTTGTTAATTGCATCTCAATTTCTTTCATTAAATGAGCAAAATCTTGCACTTTAGGCTTCAATTCGCGGAATTGATCATCAAAGCGTTCGAAAGCACGACCTTCCCATTCACCGCGCAGCTCCTCTTGTAGGTTTGATAGATCTCTTAGAATTTGTTCAATTTGATCAGAACTCGCCCCATACCGTTTTGCTTTTGCCTGTAGCTGTTCAGGCGTCATACGAATTTGTCCTGCCACTACATCTCATCTCCCTTTGTTAATTTACTTTAGAGGCAAAATTAAATTAGTGAACCTCTTTCTACAAGACTAATCAACCGAATTTTCTATGTCAATTGACTATATGCATTTTTTGGATAATTGATAATAAAGACCCATTTTATACAGAATGTACATTTTTCACATGGTAAAAATAGGAAATAAGTACCTCGTCCAAAACAGGACTAATGTCCCGATATAATGTTTACTCCATTAAATGCTCAACTGAAGAGAGCTGATTCATGTAATAGAATCAGCTCTAAACCTCTCCTATAAAAGCACCTTCGAATAGTACGCAAAAATAACGAATAATCTACCAAAAGAAAAATGGTAATATGGCTAATGATGCAATTGCACCTAAAGCAACACCGTAGCCGAATCCATATCCAAATCCATAAAAACCAAAACCAAAGCCTCCCAGTCCACGTCCTCTATCTAACGGCCTCATGTAAACTCGGTTTGGGCTCACTTTTTCAATGATACCTCGATGAACTTTCCCGCAATGTGTTTTAATCTCTACGGCCTTTCCCATATGACGTTGACATAATGAATAATAATGCGAACCTGACATATAAATTTCACCCCCAATGTATAAGTCAGATACAACATCATATGAGATAGTAATTAGCCCTGTAAAAGACAAATTACTCAGGTAATCAGCGGAAAATTAATGTTAAAAAGTTTCCTTTAGCAAAATTCAGCTTGTCGTCCAGTCTTAAGGCGTAAGCTATTTTTCTTATACTACAAACCTTAAAAAATTTTTTGGCTTTCCTAGAGTGTAAAAAATTGTAGGGATATTAGTATGTATAGCGCCATTTAACGAAATTTCTTTCAAATAAATTCAAGCATAATAGGTGATCACCCATATCATTTCCATT
It encodes:
- a CDS encoding T7SS effector LXG polymorphic toxin — encoded protein: MGNKVDISEVIEFSSDFQKVSTHIKSSLKEISTNIEQIIGMDTFSGKAAKNAKGYFDSFHKHGIIEALTELFTDLNHNLKDHLEAFHSNVDSHENAIIQSDYLNDQQIKINIDYQKLRDLDDRIQKAIHNVSDITSAGIPSFYTIVQDEKEVVETITELEENFNSFTNEGKSHNSQTKALIEHIEKTMNSVKGSAGVERFSDYKNDENFKKLSSLTSTYLAPSISGYTSSKAIARAAENDGLSVSKYEKNGRITYRINASEAALKELGIKPNKHAKYSLYQSGKSGRAKTPLNYYDKKTGKQVWSPEGRNIIKEYPEMRAYNDKATNWDKFKAVGKSTVHGAKDNISGINPKNILGNGHLRTAGKALGPLGAGLSYYNNYNDARADGLTREEAYSRAAVDTTVETAISGAVQAGFTAAGTAFIPIPGVGTAVGAGFGIAFNWALNKKLGKSDKSLMDRAKGAFHKLKDWFS
- a CDS encoding TIGR04197 family type VII secretion effector, translating into MGEQVGINIEVFRENVSRLKAAVSNINSSTNKNWTFDKTDITPFTNDLENAVKAMTILERYVTLLSNDIDTLKNIGESMKEKDEELSKGTSKITSD
- a CDS encoding YwqH-like family protein: MSTSLSLLREQRRTVLLGMNNARNEISVLQDKVSRLQEASNTLETNITHLRTTKKSIDQLEKDGRRWRGNNKDTYDNKYSLYRDSIQQYLSKSMDAKETIDSDIRRYEANQASYAAGLNNLQSSLHSLESQIRAKERE